CATTCTCTGATGATATAATAGTAATCGTTGCTTGAAACAATTTTTATCTTTTCGCCACCCGAAATATCAATGGTCGAATTTGGGGCGATCACGAGAAATTTATCTTTGTTGGCTCTGCCATTACCAGTCCTGGCAACAATATTAACTAATTTCCTGAAACCGGCATCGGATATATTTATCCAACTACTGTCAGAACCATCGGAGCGAGTCCAAGAAATGTTTACTCTTTCTATTTCGCTATATATCTTTACCTTGGAGATTTGCCTGTCTGAGAATACATTGTTTATTTTACCGGAGTCCTGCAAATAAGTGGTTGGAACTACTATGTCGGGAATAGGCGGAAAATCGCCGAGGCTCTTGAGAATCTTCGAGGCGGAGTAGCTATTATATAGATTTCTTGATAAGTAGTTTACTGAATCTATCATATCCCATAGGATCGTCCATATTTCGCTATGTTTCCTAACCTCGTTTATCGATACCAGCGTTCTCTCCTCGCCATTGTCAAGTAGTATGCCGTTGATTTCCCTGATGGCCTTCTTAAGCAAGTCTGTTCTGATTGGAACTACTTGAAATGAAGGAGACTCACTAAGCTGATTCATCATAGATCGTGCGTCGGTGGCGGCTTGAGTTAATGAGACCTTTTTATTATTGGACATCTCTCTGATTTCTTTATTGACGTGTTCCGAGTAGGAGGAATATATCTTCATTAGAGAAGACTCAAGCTCTGGCGTGATCTCGAAATCTGATCGGGCGACGTTCGTTTTTGGAGCATTCTCTCCGGTAAAGTTGGCCAATGCTATGAAGACATTGTTCTTGTATCCGGGGGTTCCAGATGAAACAAAGACCCCTTCAACAAACGTGCCTAATTGCACAGACTCATTACGCTGTCTTTGCTGATATCCGACGAATTCCCATTGTTGTCCCCATTTATTCCATGAAACAGCATAAGAGATATCCAAACCTTTTTCTGTATGTGAGATTATTTTCATATCTCCGTGTACGAGCTCCTCCTCTGGTACATTGTCTTTCGCGAGTGGGTATCCTTGGTCAGTGAGCAAGTCTTGTACAGCTTCACGGGTCGAATTAAATCCAATACGTTCCAGACCGCCTTCATCGTGATAAATTATTTCACAGTACGGAAACATAATCCATTTTTGTACCAATTGCTTAAAATCATATTTTCGCAGGGAAGGCCTAATGAGCATTTTAATGAGCGTTCCTGATTCGGAAAGCTTTTCTGCCCCTAAGTCATTTCTATCAACATCTCTTACTAGATAGTCTGATTGAGCGTCGCTTAATTTTAAATTCCTTACAGTATCTTTTCTTCCCGTCGTCGTATAGACTTCCACATCATCGCTTATCATAAAGCACGACAAAACACCAATACCAAATCTTCCTATTGGTGAAAAATTGGGGTATTTTTTCTTAAATTCCGGAACTTGATATTTGCTTGATCCCGCTTTTAAGAAGTAGCTTTCTATCTCATCTTGCGACATGCCAACGCCGTTGTCGAGGATCTGCAACACTCCAGATTCGGCATCCCAAAATATGTCGATCCTCGGGGCATATGGAGTTTCGGACAATGAAAGAATGTGCGCGTTCAATTTTACTGCATCGAGGCCGTTTTGTATCAGTTCCCTTAGGGAGACGCTTATATCGTTATATAGAGTTTGGCCGGTCAACAATTTTAATATCTTGTTTTGATCAAGAGTAAAACTGAGCTGCTTTGGGTGAAATCCTCTGGTAGATATTTTTGAGGCATCAATATATCTCCACTCAAATTTAATATTTAGTCCAAACTTTTCCTTTGACCTTTTGATCCATTCATAACATAATTCAATTTCTGACCTTAAATATGAAATATATCTTTGGAGGTCAAAATACGCCTGTGGATCTTTGAATTCCGCCCTTATTTCAATAGTGTCTTGTGGCTTTTTAGCCTGTATCTCGTCTTGTGTAAGTGGTTTGGGCCTTATCGAAGTTACCGCATTCTGTTTCAGCCATTCCCGTTTTGAATATGGATTTTTAGGGTCAATTATTCGGAATTGGATAGTCGGAGCCCTTTCGCCTGTAACATGAAGTAGATCGACTGTCCTGAGTATGACTGCGCAATACTGTAGATTGGCCGACTCATGGGGCGTATGGCCATATGGCTTTGAAACCTCAAATTGATCTGTGTCGCTGATATCAGACAGATGATGGCTCTCGCACAGCAGAGCTACATCATCTCTGACGTTTTCGTTCACTTTACTAAGAAGTAGATTGACCTCTTTTAGTTGGGAAACACAATATCCTAAGTCTAATGAGCTGTCGTTTTGTATCCATCTCTTAATCCTCTTTGCGTGACCACCTCTTACGAACTCTTGGTAAACATATTTTTCTCTCTCAAGGTCATCTGGATATATTTTATTCAAATTTACATTATAATCTTCGCTGCTTTCGTCTAAAACTAGAAACGATTCTCTGAATGAAGGAAAATCTGATGCGTGCCTTTTGTCAAATTCCTCTCTTGTTACAAGCATGCCAAGATCGTGCAAGTAAATACTGAGAGTGATCATCATATAATCAGCTGGAGTTAGAAGCTTCCTTGTTTCGAAATCGATTAGCCAATCTGCTATTTCGAGCATCCTATTTATGTGCCCAATATCGTGAATGGTATATTCTTCAAATATATGGCCGCGCCCTATAAGATTTAGGAGTGCGGCCAAATCATTTTTTATGCCTTGAAGATTAATGTTGGAAAAGGCCGGCAAATTCTGGGCTTTCAGCGCCTGAGACTCGCATAGGCTCGACAAGCTCTGATTCGGTAGGGTCACACAGCCAATTTACACCTTAGCCACACTTGCTATATCCGCAGGCTTGGCATTTCAGGCATCCCTCTTCCCGAATCACGGCCTTCTCCTCGCACACGGGGCAGCGTTCGCGGCTCATGCCGTCCATGCTGCTCACGCTCACGCCCGTGGGCGCACTGGCAGGGGCGGGCGCGCTGCTGGCACCGGCCAGGGGCGGAAGCTGCGCGGCCTCCATGTCCTTCTGGAAGGTCTCCAGCGCGACCGCGATCAGGTCGGCCTTGCTGCCCACCAGTCGGCCGTTGTAGCTGCCATACAGCCCGCCGTTGATGCCGCGCATGGTCTTGATCAGCGCGCTGGCCGGAACGCCGTGCTGGAGGGCGATGGACACCACGCGGCCCAGCGCCTCGCTGTCGGCGTTCGCCTCGTCGCCCGCGCGGCCGGAGATCACCATGACCTCGACCGGCTTGCCGTTCAGGTGGTTCACCGTGACCAGGAACGACCGCCGGTGCCCGCTGGTGGGGTCGGTCAGCTTGACCATGTCCGTGATCCCGGCGAGGCGGGCGGGCCGTTCGTACACGGGAGCCTTGGGGGTCTGCGCGGCGGGCGCCTGCGGCAGTGCGGCCACGGGGGCGGGGGCGCTCACGGGCTTCGGCTCGGCGCTCTCGACCTGCTCGCCCATGACCTCGGCGGCGGCCTGCACGGGCGTCTCTTCGGCCTTCTTCTCCTTCTTCTTGCTGGTGCTCAGCACCTGGAACTGGCGGCTGCCGTCGCGGTACACGGTGATGCCCTTGCAGCCGGTCTTGTACGCCTCGGTGTAGGCGTCCTGCACGTCCTGCACGGTGGCGTTGTTGGGCAGGTTGATGGTCTTGCTCAGGCTGTTCGCGGCCAGGCCCTCGGCGTCGAAGGCCATCTGCACGGTGCCCTGCATCCGCACATGGTCCACGGGCTTGATGTCGTGGGCACACACGAACACGCTCTGGAGCGCTTCGGGGATGAAGTTCAGGCCGACCACGCTGCCGTGGTTCTCGGACACGGCTTCCGTGACCTTGTCCCAGTCCCAGCCGCCACCTGTGCTCATGCCGCTGGGGGCGGGGTAGGTCTCCAGCAGTTCCACGAACAGCGGGGCCAGCAGGGCGCGGTACTCGCTGCCGATCTTGCGCCAGATGAACGGGCTGAATACGGGCTCGATCCCGCTGGACACGCCCATCAGCATGCTGGTGGTGCCGGTGGGGGCGACCGTCAGCACGGCGACGTTGCGGCGCGGCTCGTGGGCGATCTTGCCGCTGTTGCGGGCGTACACGGGGTACACGCCGCGCTCGGTGCCCAGACGCTCACTCTCCGCGACCGCCTCCTCGCGCAGGGCGGTCATGATGTCGTAGATGGCGTCGCGGCCGGCCTTGCTGTCGTAGCGCAGGCCCATCTTGATCAGCGCGTCCGCGAGGCCCATCACGCCCAGGCCCAGGCGGCGCAGGTCCTGCGAGGCCACGCGGTTGTCCTCCAGCGCGAACACGTTCACGTCCAGCACGTCGTCCAGGAAGCGCACGCAGGTGCGCACGTCGGCGCGGAAGCCCGCGTAGTCGAAGTCGCTGCCCTTCACGTACGCCGCGAGGTTGATCGCGCCCAGGTCGCAGGGCTCGCCCACGGTCAGGGGGATCTCGCCGCAGGGGTTGGTGCTGCGGATCTCGTAGCGCTTGCCGAGGTTCTTCAGGGCGCTGAACTCGTTCACGCGGTCGCTGAAGATCAGGCCGGGTTCGCCGGTGCTCCACGCGTGCTGCGCGATCTGGTCCCACAGCCACTTCGCGGGAATGCCGGGGCGGTCGTCGGCCGGGTCGAACAGGCCGGGCTGCGCTTCACGGTATAGGGGCACGCCGCGCGCGCCGTCCTCCTCGCGGTCCTGCAGTTCGGGCAGGGTGCCGGTGTACGCGCCGTCCTGGGGCAGCAGGTGGTACTTGCCCGGCACCTCCTGCGCGGCGATGTGCCACAGCGCGTCGCGCTGCAGGGTGTCCCAGAACTTCTCCGTGACCAGGATGCTGATGTTGAAGGTGCTGATGTCGCCCTCGGCAGCCTCGCGGTCGAGGTCCTTGGCGGTCAGGAAGTCCAGCACGTCCGGGTGCTCGATGGAGATGGTCGCCATGCCCGCGCCGCGCCGGGTGCCGCCCTGGCGCACCACGCGCAGCACCGGGGCGTACACGAAGCGCAGGGTGTTGATCGGCCCGGCGTGCTCCGCGCCGCGGTTGCTCCACTCCAGGAAGTTGTCGAAGATCTCCATCAGGAAGCTGACGGGGCCGCTGCTGGTGCCGCCGGAGCCCTTGATCGGGGCGCCTTCCGGGCGCATCTGGCTCAGGTCGATGCGGGGTTCCAGGCCCAGCTTGGCGTCCTCCGCGACCTTGCGCGCCGCGTCAATGATCCCGCCCATGTCGTCCGGCACGGCCTGCACGCCCTCGGGCAGCGCGCGCACCACCGACACGCCGTTCGCGCGGGCCAGCGCCACCAGCTCCGGGCGGATGACCTGGCCGTACACCACGCGCGTCCAGTTGCGCACCGCGACCGGCTGCTTGTCGCCGTCCGGCTGCGTGGGGGGCCGCATCAGACCCTCGATGAAGTCCTGCACGTCCGCGTGTGCGGCGGGCATGTACGCCCAGCCGCGCACGCCGGCGTCGGGGCGGCTGCCGGCGCCGCGCGGGGTGTACACGTCGAGGTTCACGCCGTTGCCGCCGCCGACCTTGGTGACCAGCGCGAGCTTCTTGGCGACTTCCATCACGCCCTCGAAGGTGCTGGGCTCATGCTCGGTGGCGCCCTGTACGAAGCAGTTCAGGACGTTGCCGTGCTGCGTGCCCGCGCCGGCCAGCACGCGGCCACCGGGGCAGAACTTCTTCTCGGCCATCAGGTCGTAGTACGCCTGCGCCCAGCCCGTCCGGGCACTTTCGGCCTCGGCGCCCGCCACCCAGTTCGCAATCCGCCAGAACATGCCGCCCAGGTCGCCGTCGCCCGCCTGCAGGTATTGCCGCTTGGCGATGTGGTGGGCGTTCTCGTCGAAGTTCGAGAGACTCTGGGCGGGCTTGTCGGACAGGGTGGTCATGGTGGGGCTCCTTGCAGGCGAAGACGAACGTGCAGGCGAAAACGAAAACGACACCCACTCCCGGGGCTCCGTGGGAAGCGGCGGGCGAACACTATGGTGCTCAGGTGAGTACGGGGGGCTTAGGCCGGGTCTGACTGTACCACCGGCCGGGGGGATGTACAAGCGCTAGTACGGTAACGCCGCCTTGAGTACAAGATGCGGTGTGACCCCGCTCCAGATGAAGAGTGCCTGAAAGTACGTGCTGGACGGAACATTTGGGCACAAGTTCACAGTTGGGGCCGGTACGGCGTGCCGGAGCCTACGCCGGCCGCTCGGCCTTGGCGTCCCGGCCCATCAGGCTCTCGATGCCCGTCTGCGGCGTCCACTCGCCCGCCGCCACCCGCGCCACCGCCCGCACGATGGGCAGGTCGTGCCCGTGCGCCTGCGCCCACGCGTCCAGCAGGCCCGCCGTACGCAGCCCCTCCACGACCTTGCCGCCCTGCGCTGTCGGCTCGCCGCGCGCGATCGCCTCGCCCGCCGCGCGGTTGCGGCTGTGGCGGCTGGTGGCCGTGGCGACCAGGTCGCCCAGGCCGCTCAGGCCGTACACGGTGTCCTCATGGGCACCCAGCGCCACCAGATAGCGGCCCATCTCGCGCAGGCCGCGCGTGATCAGCGCCGCCTTCGCGTTGTCGCCCAGGCCCAGGCCATCGCTCAGGCCCGCCGCGAGGGCCATCACGTTCTTCAGCACGCCGCCCAGTTCCACGCCGGTCTCGTCGGTGCTGGTGTAGACCCGCAGGGCCGGGGTCATCAGGGCGCGCTGCACCGCGGCGGCCAGGGCCGTGTCGTGGCTGGCGACCACCGTGGCGGCCGGCAGGCCCCGCCCGATCTCCTCGGCGTGGTTGGGGCCGCTCAGCACGGCCACGCGCGTGAAGCCCATCTCGCGTGCCAGCGCCGTCAGCGGCCCGCCGTCCGGCGCGAGACCCTTGGCGCACAGCACCACGCCCAGCGCTCGGGGCAGCTCCATCAGCAGCTCCGGCACGCCCACGCTGGGCACCACCACCAGCGCGAAGTCCGCGCCCGCGACCGCCGCGCCCAGGTCTGCCATGACCTCCACGGTGTCCGGCAGGGTCACGCCCGGCAGGTAGTCCGCGTTCACCCGCGCCGCGGCGAGCTGCGCGGCGAAGTCCGGCCGCCGCGCCCACAGCCGCACCGGGGCTGCGCCGGGCACGCGCCCCCGCGCCGCGTTCACCGCCAGCGCCGTGCCCCACCCGCCCGCGCCCAGCACCGGCAGCGGCGTCACGCCGGCGCCCACGCGAAGACCCACACGCGCGGCGTGTCCGCCGTCGGCGGCGCGTAGTCCGGGTACTCCACGATCTCGAAGCGCGCGAAGTCCAGGCCCGAGAGCAGCGGTTCCAGATCGCCCGGATCGTACCCGCGTTCGCGGTGCGTCTCGATGAATTCCTGACCGCCGCCGTCCTCGTCCAGCACGCGGCAGAACGCCTGCACCACGCCCAGGTCGGTGTCCGGCTCGTGGTGGTGCGACCAGTGGTAGTGCACCTCGCCGCCGCCCGGCAGCGGCGCCACGCCCTCCACCGCGTCGTCCTCCCACAGTTCGCGCACGCCCAGGCGGGTGTTCACGTCGAAGGCCAGCAGGCCGCCCGGGGTCAGGTGCGCCCGGCAGCGTTCCAGCGCCCGCCCCAACTCGGCCGCCGTCAGGAGGTTGTTCAAAGAGTCGAACACGCAGGTGATCACGTCGAAGCGCCGGTGCAGCTCGAAGTCGCGCAGGTCGCCCGCCACGAAGGGCACGCCCGGCACCCGCCGCCGCGCCTCCGCGAGCATCTGCGCGCTGCCGTCCAGCCCCGTCACGTCCAGGCCCGCGGCGAGCAGTTCCCGCGTGAAGCCGCCGGTGCCGCACGCCAGGTCCAGCGCCGACGCGCCCGGCACGGCCAGCCCGCCGTCGCGCGCGTAGGTCAGCACGAAGTCCGCCCAGTGGTCGTACTCCACGTCCGCCATGATCGCGTCGTACACGGCGGCCAGCGCGGTAAAGGGCTCGTGCTGCATCCCCGCGAGTATAGACGTGCACCCCGCGCGGCCGGCGCCCGCCGCGCACCTAAACGCGCCTTTACACGCGCCGTACGCCCAGCAGGCCGCCGAAAACCCCGCCGTGCTCCGGCGCCCCGTGAGCCCGCCGTGAGCCGATCCGGAACGGAACCACGGTAGCCAGCGCCACAGAGGGCCGATTAGGGTAAATCCCAGAGATCACCCATCCCAGTTCACCCAGGAGGACAGCCTCATGAAACGACTGCTCGCCATCGCTGCCATCAGTACCGTCGCCCTGAGCGCCTGCACGCTCGCCGGCAACCCGATCAAGAAGGACGTGACGGGTCAGCTGCGCGGCTTCAACGCCAACCAGAACCTCGGCCTGGCCATCATCGGCTTCAACAACGGCCAGTACACCGCCGACGGTACCGAGAGCCAGATCATCGACAAGTTCCTCACCGGCGGCTTCTCGCTCGACCTGCCCACCAACCTGCCGGTCGGCACGTACCGCGTCATCGTGTTCCGCGACGCGAACAACAATAACCGCTACGACACCGGCGACACCGTACTGTCCAAGGACAACGGCAAGCGCCTGATCTACGCCAGCAGCGACAACCAGTTCTACAACGGCACCAAGAAGGGCTGGAACCTCGTCACGACCAGCAACGGCTTCGTGCAGACCACGCTGCTGAACAACTACGACCTCGACGCGATGTAACGCCGGGCATCAGGAACCCCCGGGGGAGGCCACGCGCCTCCCCTGCCTGTTGTTGTGAGGCCGCCGGTTGGTCAGGGCGTCAGCCGCGCCGCCACGGCCGCCGCCCGCGCGGCCAGCTCCGGCTCGGGAATCACGCCCTCGCCGGCGCGCACGTTCACGTCGCCCAGCGGCACCCAGCTCACGCAGCCCAGCATGGCGGGGGTTTCCGGCAGGGCCAGCGGCTCCAGCAGCGGCCGCACGCGCAGCACCAGCACGTGCACCCACGGCTTGCCGCGGTACGCGTAGCGCCGCTCCAGGGCGCCCAGCGTCAGGGCCTGCACGTCCTCCAGGGCGCGCACCCGTTCCTCGTTCTCGACCCGGTGCACCGCCACCACCTCGGCCAGCGCCGGCACGTGCACTCGCCCCGGGTCGGGATCGGTGCGCAGCAGGGCCTTGAACTCCGGGCGCAGCTCCACCGGGTTCTGGTGCAGGAACGTGGGGTACAGCAGGAACGAGCGGTGCTCCACCCGGAAGTCGCCCTGCGTCTCCTCGATGCCGCCCTTGCGGACCAGTACCGACAGCGTGCCGGTCGTGAGCAGCTGGCACTGGGCATCCCATTCCTTGAGGGCCGTGATGGACATGCGCCGAGAATAGGCGATCCACCCCGCCCGCTTTGAGAGCGGCATTCCACGCCGACTGCGTCCGGCCGGCGGTGCCCGTTCTCAGAATGGGCGGCCCGGTCGGCACCGGAAGCACCCGTTGAGCACCGTGGCACCGGTCTTTTCCTCATGAAGCGGGAGATGAAGATCCGGCCATCTTTCACATCTGTGCGCGCGGGGCTTGCCCTTGTGCTGCTCCCCCGGGGTGGTATGCTGCCCCTCAGTTCAGTCCAGCGGCCGAGGCCCTGGCGAATGGGCTGGCGCCTCCGGGCGACTCCCCCACACTCCACCCCCACGACTCCGCCCCGCACGACGGCGCCCCCTGCGGCGGCCCGGCCACGCGGCGGACGTCCGGAAGGAAGGTCTCCTTGGAACTCACGCCGCGCGTTCCCCCGCACAGCACCGACGCCGAGATCAGCGTGCTGGGTAGCATCCTGCTCGACAACGACACCCTGAACACCCTGGGCGACTCGGTCGGGCCGGACATGTTCTACCGGGAAGGCCACCGCAAGATCTTCGCCAGCATGCGCACCCTGCAAGACCGCGGCGAACCGGTCGATCTGGTCACGCTCTCCGAGGACCTGCGCGTCAAGGGCCAGCTCGACGAGGTCGGCGGCCTGACGTACCTGATCGGCCTGTCGGACCAGGTGCCCACCGCCGCGTACGCCGAGCACTACGCCCGCATCGTGCAGGAAAAGCACACCCTGCGCCAGCTGATCAGCGCGTCCGGCAAGGCCATGCAGCTCGCCTACGACGCGGCCCTGCCGCTGGAAGATCTGCTCGACCGGGCCGAGAAGATGATCTTCGAGGTGGCCGAGCAGAAGAAGAAGGGCGAGTCGTTTGCCGACATGGGTGAGGTCGTGCACGACACCTTCGAGTACATCACCCTGCTTCACGCCAACAAGGGCATCCCGGACGGTGTGAGCAGCGGCTTTCGCGACCTCGACGAGCAGATCTCGGGCCTGCAGAAGGGCAGCCTGAACGTGCTGGCGGCGCGGCCCTCGATGGGCAAGACGGCCTTCGCCCTGTCCATCGCGCAGAACGTCGCGCTGCGCGGCGAGAAGACGGTGGCGGTGTTCAGCCTGGAGATGCCGTCGGTGCAGCTGGCGCTGCGCATGCTGTGCAGCGAGGCGCGGGTGGACATGAACCGCATCCGCTCGGGGCAGCTCAACGAGCGGGATTTCGAGCGCCTGGCGCACGCGGCGGGCCGGCTGGCCGAGGCGCCGATGGTGATCGACGACGAGGCCGACTTGACCCTGAACGGCCTGCGCAGCAAGCTCCGCCGGATCGCGGCGCAGCACGGGCAGCTGGGGCTGGTCGTGATCGACTACCTGCAGCTGATGTCGGGCGGCAAGAGCAGCGGCGGCAGCGACAACCGCCAGCAGGAGATCAGCACGATCTCGCGCGGGCTCAAGGGCCTGGCGCGCGAGATGGAGGTGCCGGTCATCGTGCTCTCGCAGCTCAGCCGCGCGGTCGAGCAGCGGCCCAACCACCGGCCGATGCTCTCGGACCTTCGCGAGTCGGGCGCCATCGAGCAGGACGCGGACATCGTGATGTTCATCTACCGCGACGAGTACTACAACAAGGAAACGGATCAGCAGGGCATCGCGGAGATCATCATCGGCAAGCAGCGCAACGGGCCCGTGGGAACGGTGAAGTTGCAGTTTCACAGCGCGCACGTGCGGTTCAACGATCTTGCGCCGGAGGGTGTGTGATGGCGGAGGATCAGGTGGCGGGACAGGGCACGTCGCAGCGGCGGCGTCGCCGGCGGCGGGGGGGCGGTCAGGGGCAGGCGCTGCGGCCCGGTCAGGTGACGAACACGACGGCCGTGCCGGTGCCGGCCGCGCCGCAGAAGCGCGGGCAGAAGCGCCCGCTGGCCGATCCGCGCATCGCGGTGGGCTGCATCGTGCTGCGCGGCGACGAGATCCTGCTGGTGCGTGAGCGGGGCCGCTGGTCGCTGCCCAAGGGCGGCCTGGAGTCCGGGGAACTCGTGCAGGACGGTGCGCGGCGCGAGACCTTCGAGGAAACGGGGATCGTGGTGGAACTGCGCGACCTGGCGTTCATCGTGGAGTTCCAGGCGCAGACGTGGGGGCACCACCTGCAGTTCTTCTACACCGGCCGCGAGGTCGGCGGCACGCTGTCGCCGCGCGATCCGGACAAGGACGTGCAGGAGGCGAAGTTCGTGCCGATCCGGCAGCTCCGGGAATTCATCCGGTTCCGGCCGCGGCTGGTGGCGCTGGAGACGTGGCTGCGCGAGCGCCGGCCCCGGCATTTCGTGTTCAACCTCGACCGCGAGCCGGCCATGCTGCGCAAGCGGCGCCGGGTGGGCGACCCGGTGGGGAGCGCGCAGGTGGTCGAGCCGGACGTGGAGCCGGACGGCGAACCCGACCTGTAACGCCGGGGAACCCGAGCGCTGCCCACCCCCGGATGTCCCGGGAGGTGGGCAGCGTGTTCGCTCCCGGTTTGGTGCTGCGCTGTACCTGCGCCCACACGGCAGCGCGGCCAGCTTGACGTGCCCACACGCTCTGCTATCATCAGAATATGAAGCGTCAATTACGTAACCAGGTGGATATCCATCCCGCCAGCGGACGCGGTTACGTCCACGTGTGCCCCACCTGCGGGCAGCCGATGACGCTGCACGACCTGCGCGACGGCGACCAAGCGTACTGGTGCCATGCGTGCGGCCGCGGCCACCGCGCGGGCGATCCGCCGCAGGGCGCGCTGCGGGAGCAGCAGGCCAGCTGAGGAGCCCGGCGCGCGCGGTATGCTGGTGGGCATGACCGGCCCCACCGCCACCGTGCCCCGCGCGGCGCTGTTCCCGACCCAGCCGCTGGCCGGGCAGGTGGTCGCCGTCACCAGCGCCGACCAGGGCTACGGGCGCCCGATCAGCGCCGCGCTGGCCCGCGCGGGCGCCAGCGTCGTCCTGATCGGCGGGAACGCCGAGACGCTGGCCGCCGCGTCCAGCAGCCTGGAGCAGCTGGGCGGCACCGCCATTCCCATCAAGGCCGACGTGGGCGTGCCGCTCGACTGGCTCAGCGCGCAAAACCGCATCCTGGAGATCTTCGGGGCGCTGCACGGCATCGTGCACCTCGCAGACAAGCGCGCCAGTTCGGACTTCACCATGCTCAGCGAGAACGAGTGGATGGACCTGTTCAACTGCAACGTCAAGAGTTCGGTGGGCATCACGCAGATCGTGCGCCGCCGCCTGCCCGGCACGTGGCTGACCATCGTCGGTCCGCACCTCGACGAGCAGGGCCTGCACGCGTTCCCGCAGCGCGGCGCCCTGCGCGCCCTGGTCGAGCAGGCACACATCGAGGACCTGCGGCTGAACCTGGTGCTGCCGTCGCGCTCCAGCAGCGGCGAGGAA
The Deinococcus metalli DNA segment above includes these coding regions:
- a CDS encoding HD domain-containing protein, whose protein sequence is MTLPNQSLSSLCESQALKAQNLPAFSNINLQGIKNDLAALLNLIGRGHIFEEYTIHDIGHINRMLEIADWLIDFETRKLLTPADYMMITLSIYLHDLGMLVTREEFDKRHASDFPSFRESFLVLDESSEDYNVNLNKIYPDDLEREKYVYQEFVRGGHAKRIKRWIQNDSSLDLGYCVSQLKEVNLLLSKVNENVRDDVALLCESHHLSDISDTDQFEVSKPYGHTPHESANLQYCAVILRTVDLLHVTGERAPTIQFRIIDPKNPYSKREWLKQNAVTSIRPKPLTQDEIQAKKPQDTIEIRAEFKDPQAYFDLQRYISYLRSEIELCYEWIKRSKEKFGLNIKFEWRYIDASKISTRGFHPKQLSFTLDQNKILKLLTGQTLYNDISVSLRELIQNGLDAVKLNAHILSLSETPYAPRIDIFWDAESGVLQILDNGVGMSQDEIESYFLKAGSSKYQVPEFKKKYPNFSPIGRFGIGVLSCFMISDDVEVYTTTGRKDTVRNLKLSDAQSDYLVRDVDRNDLGAEKLSESGTLIKMLIRPSLRKYDFKQLVQKWIMFPYCEIIYHDEGGLERIGFNSTREAVQDLLTDQGYPLAKDNVPEEELVHGDMKIISHTEKGLDISYAVSWNKWGQQWEFVGYQQRQRNESVQLGTFVEGVFVSSGTPGYKNNVFIALANFTGENAPKTNVARSDFEITPELESSLMKIYSSYSEHVNKEIREMSNNKKVSLTQAATDARSMMNQLSESPSFQVVPIRTDLLKKAIREINGILLDNGEERTLVSINEVRKHSEIWTILWDMIDSVNYLSRNLYNSYSASKILKSLGDFPPIPDIVVPTTYLQDSGKINNVFSDRQISKVKIYSEIERVNISWTRSDGSDSSWINISDAGFRKLVNIVARTGNGRANKDKFLVIAPNSTIDISGGEKIKIVSSNDYYYIIRECKIADHLRELITQIEISTSETDINSAYIILSTYSSILMSDYSRIDRSELLDTLSRRIPYQNMEGTANRIMDSLIDLGEGVVYIGRRTKSFTSRFFGASWQ
- a CDS encoding adenosylcobalamin-dependent ribonucleoside-diphosphate reductase translates to MTTLSDKPAQSLSNFDENAHHIAKRQYLQAGDGDLGGMFWRIANWVAGAEAESARTGWAQAYYDLMAEKKFCPGGRVLAGAGTQHGNVLNCFVQGATEHEPSTFEGVMEVAKKLALVTKVGGGNGVNLDVYTPRGAGSRPDAGVRGWAYMPAAHADVQDFIEGLMRPPTQPDGDKQPVAVRNWTRVVYGQVIRPELVALARANGVSVVRALPEGVQAVPDDMGGIIDAARKVAEDAKLGLEPRIDLSQMRPEGAPIKGSGGTSSGPVSFLMEIFDNFLEWSNRGAEHAGPINTLRFVYAPVLRVVRQGGTRRGAGMATISIEHPDVLDFLTAKDLDREAAEGDISTFNISILVTEKFWDTLQRDALWHIAAQEVPGKYHLLPQDGAYTGTLPELQDREEDGARGVPLYREAQPGLFDPADDRPGIPAKWLWDQIAQHAWSTGEPGLIFSDRVNEFSALKNLGKRYEIRSTNPCGEIPLTVGEPCDLGAINLAAYVKGSDFDYAGFRADVRTCVRFLDDVLDVNVFALEDNRVASQDLRRLGLGVMGLADALIKMGLRYDSKAGRDAIYDIMTALREEAVAESERLGTERGVYPVYARNSGKIAHEPRRNVAVLTVAPTGTTSMLMGVSSGIEPVFSPFIWRKIGSEYRALLAPLFVELLETYPAPSGMSTGGGWDWDKVTEAVSENHGSVVGLNFIPEALQSVFVCAHDIKPVDHVRMQGTVQMAFDAEGLAANSLSKTINLPNNATVQDVQDAYTEAYKTGCKGITVYRDGSRQFQVLSTSKKKEKKAEETPVQAAAEVMGEQVESAEPKPVSAPAPVAALPQAPAAQTPKAPVYERPARLAGITDMVKLTDPTSGHRRSFLVTVNHLNGKPVEVMVISGRAGDEANADSEALGRVVSIALQHGVPASALIKTMRGINGGLYGSYNGRLVGSKADLIAVALETFQKDMEAAQLPPLAGASSAPAPASAPTGVSVSSMDGMSRERCPVCEEKAVIREEGCLKCQACGYSKCG
- a CDS encoding NAD(P)H-dependent glycerol-3-phosphate dehydrogenase, with protein sequence MTPLPVLGAGGWGTALAVNAARGRVPGAAPVRLWARRPDFAAQLAAARVNADYLPGVTLPDTVEVMADLGAAVAGADFALVVVPSVGVPELLMELPRALGVVLCAKGLAPDGGPLTALAREMGFTRVAVLSGPNHAEEIGRGLPAATVVASHDTALAAAVQRALMTPALRVYTSTDETGVELGGVLKNVMALAAGLSDGLGLGDNAKAALITRGLREMGRYLVALGAHEDTVYGLSGLGDLVATATSRHSRNRAAGEAIARGEPTAQGGKVVEGLRTAGLLDAWAQAHGHDLPIVRAVARVAAGEWTPQTGIESLMGRDAKAERPA
- a CDS encoding class I SAM-dependent DNA methyltransferase; this translates as MQHEPFTALAAVYDAIMADVEYDHWADFVLTYARDGGLAVPGASALDLACGTGGFTRELLAAGLDVTGLDGSAQMLAEARRRVPGVPFVAGDLRDFELHRRFDVITCVFDSLNNLLTAAELGRALERCRAHLTPGGLLAFDVNTRLGVRELWEDDAVEGVAPLPGGGEVHYHWSHHHEPDTDLGVVQAFCRVLDEDGGGQEFIETHRERGYDPGDLEPLLSGLDFARFEIVEYPDYAPPTADTPRVWVFAWAPA
- a CDS encoding DUF1802 family protein yields the protein MSITALKEWDAQCQLLTTGTLSVLVRKGGIEETQGDFRVEHRSFLLYPTFLHQNPVELRPEFKALLRTDPDPGRVHVPALAEVVAVHRVENEERVRALEDVQALTLGALERRYAYRGKPWVHVLVLRVRPLLEPLALPETPAMLGCVSWVPLGDVNVRAGEGVIPEPELAARAAAVAARLTP